TCTGGTCTGTGAAAACGATGCATATCCGGCAATTGATATGGCAGGAATGAGGCGGCTTGGAATTAATAATCTGGTTCGTTTTATTCCGGTACGCTGCCTTGGATCGGTAAACATGGTCTGGATTAAAGATGCCCTGTCTTCAGGTATGGACGGCGCTCTCCTTCTCGGATGTAAATTCGGTGATGATTATCAGTGTCATTTTGTAAAGGGCAGTGAAATCGCCAACAAGCGTATGGATAATATTGGCGAGACCTTGAAAAGTTTGGGCCTTGAGCCGGAACGTGTTACGGCTCGTGATGTTGCCATTAATGAATATCATCGGGTGCCTGAGATTATCAAAGAGTTCGTCGATGAAATTATTGCGCTTGGACCGAATCCATTCAAGGGCTTCTAACCCTGAAATCTACTAAAATTTTTCAACGGACCGAGAAGGTCCGTTGAAAAATTGGTTATAACTGCCAATTTTTTAAATTATATACAATATTATTAGATTTCCAGTTAGATCTGGCAAATAACGAAGTATAGGAGGGAGGCTTACGATGGCTGACGGAATAAGGATAGAGCCTGATTTAAATTTCATCAGGTATATGAAAAGCGCTGGTGGTGAATCACTGAAAAAATGTTTTCAGTGTGCAACCTGTTCTGTTGTGTGCCCTTTGGCATCAGATGAAAATCCTTTTCCAAGAAAAGAGATGATCTGGGCTCAATGGGGATTGAAGGACAAGCTTGTGGCTGATCCTGATGTCATGTTATGCCACCAGTGTGGAGACTGCACAGCTTATTGTCCACGTGGTGCAAAACCGGGCGATGTCCTCGGTGCCATCCGAGCTTATGCTTATATGAGCAATGGTTTTCCTCAAGGGTTGGCAAAACTGTGCAGCTCTGGGAAAAATCTGCCGATTATGATAGGAATTCCCGCAATATTGATCGCGGTGATCTGGTTTTTGTCGGGTGGTATGCATCTGCCGACAAAAGAAGTTCTCGGTGAGGCTGGATTTGGTCATTTTTTTGGTGAAGGCATGTCATTGGGCGGCCTTTTAACCAAGAATGTTACCCTTATCGATATGATATTTCTTCCCGTAGCTGGTTTTGCTTTATTTGCAGCATATAAAGGCGCCGCTTCCATGTGGAAACAGATGGTTGCCAATGCCGGCGGCAATGATGCATTCAGGCCTTCCGCAAAACAATTTGTAGTCGATTTTTTATGGCCATCAATTGTTGAGACCATTCAACATAAACGGTTTAACGAGTGTGGAACCAATCAGAACAGGGTTCAGGGGCATCTTCC
This genomic stretch from Pseudomonadota bacterium harbors:
- the qmoC gene encoding quinone-interacting membrane-bound oxidoreductase complex subunit QmoC, giving the protein MADGIRIEPDLNFIRYMKSAGGESLKKCFQCATCSVVCPLASDENPFPRKEMIWAQWGLKDKLVADPDVMLCHQCGDCTAYCPRGAKPGDVLGAIRAYAYMSNGFPQGLAKLCSSGKNLPIMIGIPAILIAVIWFLSGGMHLPTKEVLGEAGFGHFFGEGMSLGGLLTKNVTLIDMIFLPVAGFALFAAYKGAASMWKQMVANAGGNDAFRPSAKQFVVDFLWPSIVETIQHKRFNECGTNQNRVQGHLPLMLAFIGLFIVTNYAFIVKDIIGYWVHGLHGPISQMNPVKILANVSAIAMIVGVGILWANRSKMEEEQGVTPTFYDWFLIGEIMAVGITGLVAEITRLIGIPVLAYLFYYLHLVSIFMLFFYMPYTKFAHMIYRTVAMAFERYRESGFVK